A section of the Tenrec ecaudatus isolate mTenEca1 chromosome 15, mTenEca1.hap1, whole genome shotgun sequence genome encodes:
- the LOC142427358 gene encoding cadherin-7-like, with the protein MRRRKKEPLIFDEERDIRENIVRYDDEGGGEEDTEAFDMAALRNLNVIRDTKTRRDVTPEIQFLSRPAFKSIPDNVIFREFIWERLKEADVDPCAPPYDSLQTYAFEGNGSVAESLSSLDSISSNSDQNYDYLSDWGPRFKRLADMYGTGQEGVYS; encoded by the coding sequence ATGAGGAGACGGAAAAAAGAGCCCCTGATCTTTGATGAGGAGAGGGACATCCGAGAAAACATCGTCCGGTATGACGATGAAGGTGGAGGAGAGGAAGACACGGAGGCGTTCGACATGGCTGCCCTGAGGAACCTCAATGTCATCAGAGACACCAAGACCCGCAGGGATGTGACTCCAGAGATCCAGTTCTTGAGTCGACCTGCATTTAAAAGCATCCCGGATAATGTCATTTTTAGGGAATTTATTTGGGAAAGACTGAAGGAGGCTGATGTGGATCCCTGTGCCCCCCCTTATGATTCTTTGCAGACCTATGCCTTCGAAGGAAATGGCTCTGTGGCCGAGTCTCTCAGCTCCTTAGATTCCATCAGCTCAAACTCTGATCAGAATTACGATTACCTCAGTGACTGGGGCCCTCGCTTTAAACGGCTTGCAGACATGTACGGGACTGGCCAGGAGGGTGTGTACTCCTAG